tgttgcccaggctggtctcaaactcctgcactcacgCAATctgcctgtctgggcctcccaaaatgttgggattacaggcataagccactgcacccagccagctttCATTCTTACCAATCTATAAGTCATGCAACATAAACTCTACATCATCTCCTCCATTGGGTTGCTTTGAAGTGAAGTACACCTTCGATAGTACAATGAAGTCTTGTGATATATAAAGTACAAAGTTGTGTTTACCGGGTAGACAAGTTAATAATTCATAGACCAGCTTTCCTGGTTGGGGAAGAGTATAATTTAAAGTTGCtgtaaaatagtaattttaacaaACGTATCTACTTATGAGGTTTAGTAGATCATTTCTTTTAGTTAATGAGATTGTTTTTCATGCATATTACTTTTCATTTAGGTAGTCAAACCACACACTCCATTAATAAGGTTTCCTGACAGAAGAGACAATCCTAAACCCAATGGtgagttgtattttatttaaatttcttttaaaattgtgtacatgaatatttataaatgagtattttattataggcaatatttctcattttaaaatcagttaagaCTATTGTAGCTTAGATCAAAATAGTGCCTTATGTAGCATGCAAGTAGAAATTAACTtatggctgggagcggtggctcacgcctgtcatcccagcactttgggaggccgaggcacgcggatcacctgaggtcaggagttcaagaccagcctggccaacatggtgaaaccctgtctctactaaaaaatacaaaaaattagccaggcgtggtggcgggctcctatagtcccagctactcgggaggctgaggcatagaattgcttgaacccacgaggcggaggttgcagtgagctaagatcatgccactgcactccagcctgggtgacagggcaagactttgtctcaaaaaaaaaaaaaattattacctctattttattttattttttgagacagggtcttgctctgtcgcccaggctggagtgcagtggtgctatcttggcacactgcagtctccccctcccgggttaaagcaattctcgtgcttcagcatccttagtagctgggattacaggcatacactagcacgcctggctaatttttgtatttttagtagagacagggtttcaccatgttgcctaggctggtctcgactcctgatctcaggtgatctgcctgcctccgcctcccaaagtgctgggattacaggcatgagccactcaccTGGCCTTTATTACCCCTATTTTAAAAGGTAGTGACTCAACAGAAGATGTCTCTGAATTTCTAGTGAGTTTATATGGGCAAAATTTTGTCCTACCTTTATTCTCTCCTATCCTTTAGAAGATTCTCCCATGCTTACATTTGCAGAGACTGGGAAAATAATAACCATTCCTGTTTCTCTCCTCACCAaccatcttttctttcattcattcatttatctattcatctagtcagtaaatattttttggattGCCTTAATCCTTAGCATTTATTCAAAATTAATGGGAGAAGATTCTGAAAGGGTTCTGTTTTTCTCTGATTCCcgcccttttttaaaaaaaccagatCCTCTGTGCCTCTCTTGATCTTTAATTCAGgcaattttaacacattttataggtatatttttaacttattgtaACTATTGAAGAATTAAGATGTTTAAACAAGTGTAAAGATATTGAGAAAACTACCCTCATTTACATTTACTGACTTTCTTATTCCTTATTGTAAGATATTACCTGTAAACTCCACCATGTGTTGGCCTATGAGGGGTTATGTGACATAAGCTTAAGTAGTGTAGGTTCCCCTAAAGGGTTGAATTCCACTAACtagaaatttcattattttacatttttgtaattcaTTTACTTAAGACTGCCccttagctgggtgcagtggcacatgcctataatcctgactactcacaggctgaggtgggatggcTGGCAGGatgtttgcttgagcccaggagttcaagatcagcctgggcaacaaagcaagaccccatctgtaaacaataaatgtataaaaattttaaagctacctccttatttgtttttaaaaacctttatgaaattatatatagcCAACTGAGTTACTCTACAATATTTACCTTTTGGAATTATAATACTTCAAGAGTTATTTGAAGAATGACTTCATTTCAAGAATGACTTGATTATTTGATAGTATTTTAAGACTCAGTATTTTGACATCTGAACAATTTCTCTaataaggtcttttttttttttaatttcagtatcAGAAGCTTTGAGATCAGCAGGGCTACCATCTCACTCTTCTGTAATTTCACAACATTCTAAAGGAAGTAAATCACCAGATTTGCTGATGTATCAGGGTCCACCAGACActgcagaaataataaaaacattacctCAGAAATACAGAAGGAAACTTGTGTctcaagaagaaatggaatttATCCAAGTATGTCGTTGCTCTTTATCCCAAGACTACGCAAAACACCATAACATTTGGGCTTTGGGGATTTCATTTGCTGATTTACATGCTATTCCTATTGTCTTGTCAGAGTGTGGTCAGAGCTAAGACAGGATGGTCAGGTAGGCCAAGACTATGAGAAAGAAACCATAGTCAAATCCCTCTGTAAATATGCATGATATATCAATATCAATAGATATAATCACATAAAAAACAGCTCTTTGGGGTCCTGAATAATTTTTCAGAGTGTAAAGAGCTTCTGATACCAAGAAATTTAAGGACAGGTCAACCTTGAGTCCCTTCCAGGTCTGAAATTATAAGAATTGAtaagagggctgggcatggtggctcatgcctgtaatcccagcactttgggaggccaaggcaggtgggtcacctgaggtcaggacttggaaaccagcctggccaatgtggtgaaacctcgtctctactgaaaatacaaaaattagctgggtgtggtggtgggtacctgtaatcccagctactcgggaggctgaggcaggagaatctcttgaacccgggaggcggaggttgcagtgagccaaggtcacgccactgcactctagcttgggcaagagtgaaactccggaaactccatctcaaaaaaaaaaaaaaaaaaaaaaaaaagaattgatatgAGTACCCAAAAGTTTTGACtaattcaaaactattttttaaaaaccaaagattACTTACTGAAGATTGTATAAATTTGTAAAATTGCCATCAAAACATTTCCTGAGTCAATTTAACATCTAATcttactgctttattttttccttttcagcgTGGAGGTCCTGAATAACCATGGTGGCTGCTGTTTGTCATCAGACAATAGAATTGTCTTTACAATAAAGGACTTCCAAAATGACAGATGAGAAACTGTATATTAAACacctttaataaatattatgaaaaaaatgaaatatagaaaatttagatGGACACTTGTATTTCCTAATTTATGTATCTTGGTCAGCTTCTCCACAAGCTTACCTAATTGTTTATATACTTTATACTTattaaagtatacatttttaaatgttagcctATTAATTTACTCTTGATTATCAAACATTACCAGTGTTGAACTATTAAAAGCACACAATGTGTAGTAAACTATCATAGGATTCCCATAATTTCACTTTACTTTCTGTTTAGGCATGGAAAAATTTATCAGTCAGAATTGCTGTTTTAGGGACATGATTTTCCTGAAATTGGGTGAGGATCAGTGAAATAATTACTCTATTACTTGTTCTTAATTCTCTGTTCTCTAATGTTTTTTCATTCACAAGTTTACTGGAGTATAACTGGCTTAGTAAGTATATCCTACTctgaatgataaaaatatagtCAAGCTAAAATAGGTGACTATACTATTAAGATAGAGATCATACAAAAGATTCCAAAGAAAGTCAAAAAgtgtaaaatggaaaataagagatCAAAATGAATATAGCATAGGAATAAAGATTTCACTAGAAATTGCAATTTATTATGTTTTGGAGGTTGTAAGGAAGTcttgttttttggtttattttactgttttgtgATCTTGTATGCAAATCCTGATAACCATTAACCTTCTCAAACTTAATGTCTGAGAGCCTCATAAAATCAACATATTTACTTATTAAGCAGTTTATGAAACTTTAATGGGGCCCCTCCTGTGCCAAGGGTACGTATATTGTGAAGTAAAGCCTCACAAAGCTAAATAAATTCTCTTCCATACCTTTAATGATTTCTAGAATATGCTTTAAAGAAGTCCTCCCTGAGAGTTAAGGGTAGGTCATGAGCAAGAAATAGAATTGGCTTTGAGTATGCTTCTGTATTTACTCAGTTGACTGTGggttaatttttacttatttctactACTCCACAGAGTTGATCTACTTCTCTTATAAATTTTTTGCTGTGGCCTAGTGTAAATGTTGTTCAGCACAAATATGAGAGTTTGATGCTGGCAATAAGCTGTTCAGGTGACTCATTGAAAAACAtgattcaggccaggtgcagtggctcatgctttgttaataccagcactttggggagccaaggcaggttgatcacctgaggtcaggagttcaagaccagcctggccggcaggtgaaaccccgcctctactaaaaatacaaaaattagccaggcaatgtgacacacacctataatctcagctacagggaagctgaggccagagaatcacttgaacccaggaggcagaggttgcagtgagccaacattgtgccactgcattctagcctggtcaacggagtgagactccatccaaaaaaaaagaaaaacataattcatttcttttttttattatttaaaaatttattgccaggcacagtggctcacgcctgtaatcccagcactttgggaggccaaggcaggtggaccacctgatgtcaggagttcaagaccagcctggccaacatggtgaaaccccatctctactaaaaatacaaaaattagctgggcatggtggcaggcgcctgtaatcccagctactcaggaggctgaggcaggagaattgcttgaacccaggaagtggaggttgcagtgagtggaggtcacaccactgcactccagcctaggcgacagagcaagactctgtctaaaaaaaaaacaattatttgggAAAATTACTTTAGCAAAAGAAAGCCCAGggccaggccgggtgtggtggcttatgtctgtaatcccagcactttgggaggccgaggcgggcagatcacctgagatcaggagttcaagaccagcctagccaacatggtgaaaccccatctctactaaaaatacaaaaaatcagctgggcgtggtggcgggcgcatgtaatcccagctactcaggaggctgaggcaggagaattgcttgaacctgggagccagaggttgcggtgagctgagattgcaccattgcactccagcctttccagcctggacaataagagaaaaactccgtctcaaaaaaaaaagcccaggaccattATTTTGCTTTCAGAAATACATTCGGATTCAGGTAGTGAAGAGTGGTATGAGTAATACTGTGAGCCAACAGTTAGAAATCCTAATACCGAACTGTGGATGTATATCTGAGGGCAATCTTTACTACAGCTGCTGCCGTGAAAGTCAGAATGAAGAAAATCTGTCACTGTTACAGAATTTGTGAGTATAGGTATGGCAAAAGGTACGCCAGTGGGAATTGCTGTCACAGGATGAGCTCCCAAGGAGAGTATTATAGACTTCTGGTGAGGCTTACAGTTAAATAGCCTGTATTTTCATTTAGAGGTTAGGCACTTAAATATATGTAATCAGCAAATTGCTTAATTTGTCCAAGTTTCCGTTTTTCTTTCCAGTACTACACAGTGGGATAGTCAGGATCAAATTAGTGTATTATCTATTACTTTGTAACAAATGACCCCAAAATTAAGTGGCTAAACTCTTAATTTCTCTGGTTTCtctgggtcaggaattcagaagCAGCTTCACTGGGCAGTTTTGATTTAGTGCCTAATGCGGTTGCAATTAGAAGCCACTGAGGctacagtcatctgaaggcttggcTGAGGCTGGCTGATTCACctccaagatggctcactcacaGAGCTGACAAGCCGATGCTGGCTGTTGGCAAGAGGCCTTAGTTTCTCTCCACATGGTTGCCTGAGTGAATTCATGACATGGCTGGCTTTCACCAGAGCAAATAATCCAAGCATGCCAGTCAACAGCATCCTTTTATGTTCTAGCCTCATAAATCACACTTCagccatattctattggtcacaCAGAACAACCTGTTTCATTGTGGGAGAAGACCACACAACAGGATTAATACCGGAAGGCAAGGATCATCATGGCCATCTTACAAGCTGGCTAATACAGATGCATGGAAGTGCTTTAAACTGAAAAATGCTTTGCAAATGTgtaatgctattttctttttttttcttttggttcaaAGTGCtcaaatgatattttatatatacagtatCTCACTGTCTCAGAATATCATCTAAACGCTGTCTTCATTATCCTATTTTAAATGTCCCAGAATGGGAATTTACTTGTCAGCAGCACGCTGTAATACACTGATTATCAACTCATACGCCATGGCACACTTGGGGACCTCAAGTCTCACAACGGCATCATCAGATTTAGCTCActagcttctctctctctcttttcttcctttcttcccttctttctttcttttgacggagttttcactcttgttgcccaggctggagtccaatggtgctatctctgctcactgcaacctccgcctcgcgggttcaagtgattcttctgcctcagcctccctagtagctgggattacaggtgcctgccaccacacccaactaatttttgtatttttagtggagatggggtttcaccatgttggccaggctggtttggaactcctgacttaaggtgatccacctgcctcggcatcccaaagtgctggattacaggtgtgagccactgcacctgccgcTCACTAGCTTATTTCTACAAGTGaggttaaattattatttcaatgatACCTGTCAGAAGAAACTATGACAACAGCATCACTAGGTATGACTTGCCTCAAGAGAGATGGTGTCTTTTCTGCAATGTGTGAGTTTTGCCTAGACCCAAGTAATGACAAGGGACTGAAAGATAATGGCTAACATATAGTAAACACTTAACtgtcaaacattattctaaggGCTTTGCAGGTGTGAGGTCATTTAAGCCTTGGAACAATCCTTTGAGTAGATCCTATTAGGGATGAAGAAACTGGAAACAAAGTAAGTAATTTGCCCTAGTTGTATCTAGTGGCTGAATACTGATAGGGCCACTATTCAAATGCAAGCAGTCTGATtccagagttaaaaaaaataactaaattattgGCCTTGGTATTTTGCTACTTTCTTCAACATATCTCTGAAACTTAGGATTTTCAACTCTTAGAAATAAcaaatataggctgggcgcagtggcttacacttacaaataccagcactttgggaggccgaggagggtggatcacctgaggtcaggagattgagaccagcctggccaacaaggtgaaaccccgtctctactaaaaatacaaaaattagctgggtgtggtggagcaggccagtaatcccagctaatcgggaagctgaggcaggagaatcgcttgaacccaggaggcagaggttgcagtgagctcagatcgggCCAgcgtactccagcctgagcaacagagtgagactgtctcaaaaacaaacaaacaaacaaaggcagggggaggggggcACATTTCCATGTTGACAGCTGCTCTGGCTCAGAAACTTTTAATTATCCACTAGTAGAGCCATCTGGATTACTGCAATAGTTCTCTAATaggccttctttctttttcttgtccctCAAAATCTATAATATAGTCTCCCAACAGCAAGAGTGAACCTTTTAAAAGTGAGTCAGGTCATATCACTTGTCTGCTCCAATCCCTCCAGTGGGTTTTCAGTGATGACTTTCTTGTACCACCCTATTTAaaacctccatccctgcccctgccctgattTGTTATCCTTTATCTGCTTTATTATCTCTATAGCACTTATCACCTATGTATCATAACACATATTTGACTTGTTTTTTTATCTCCTCCCATTGGAAGGCAGGGATCTTTGCTCCCTGCTATCTCAGATTCTACaatggtgcttggcacatagatAACACTCAATATCAGCATcctaagagagagaaaaatgaaaaaggaaaagcactcaatatgtttttgaataaatgaattagtgTGTTTGTTATGACAATTTATGATAATCAAGGGGTTGGGTACTCATTACTGCTAAGTTAATTGAGCACTGTCTCAATTAATTGAGTTAATGTCTAAGCTTTCTGCATGTTTCATTTAATACCCACAATCTCCTGTGATgtagttcattattttttccattttaccgAGTAGAAAACTGAGGACTAGAAGCTGATTCCCACAGCACGTTTCAGTTGAGTTGGATTTTGTTTTCCTGGGCCTGCTTCTTCATAAAGGGACTGGACTAAGAATACTCTTGACCAGCCCGTAAGAACTTGGCACTCGTCTCAGTAATCTGAGATAGCAGGGTTTGGCGTCCATAGCAACCACGGCGACAGGACGCGCTCGAGCAAGAACCAAAAAGCGAGAACAGGTACAAGGCCA
The genomic region above belongs to Homo sapiens chromosome 5, GRCh38.p14 Primary Assembly and contains:
- the KGD4 gene encoding alpha-ketoglutarate dehydrogenase component 4; translation: MMGSKMASASRVVQVVKPHTPLIRFPDRRDNPKPNVSEALRSAGLPSHSSVISQHSKGSKSPDLLMYQGPPDTAEIIKTLPQKYRRKLVSQEEMEFIQRGGPE